A single Streptomyces mirabilis DNA region contains:
- a CDS encoding Dyp-type peroxidase: MSIEKGNALELDDIQAAALEPRPTPYAGAYLALRIDDRRQGRELLRRLTPALDSVAAFDPERQVSLAVALSFQGLKALGVPEESLAAFPEEFREGMAARAEYIGDVGENAPENWESPLGSKDVHLILAGLAPDTVRLETVLLLVRDALRDLPDVVAIWQQDVHVGPDEKEPFGFRDGIGQPAIEGTGIPGTNPYEEPLRAGEFITGYKNETHGITPVPQPEVLGRNGTYVAFRKLHTRVAEFRKYLHERATDTADEELLAAKLVGRWPSGAPLALTPDKDDPELGADPKRNNEFMYGDDPEGLKCPVGAHARRMNPRDAVVTGEVRLHRMIRRGTTYGPPLPKGVLEDDGADRGIIFAFVGANLDRQFEFVQRQWVNDGKFIGAPAEKDPLIGTNDDGGFTVPRKPIRRRFKGLPPFVVNRGGEYCFMPGLSALRWIADLNT; this comes from the coding sequence ATGAGCATCGAGAAGGGCAACGCCCTGGAGCTCGACGACATCCAGGCCGCCGCTCTGGAGCCACGGCCGACGCCCTACGCGGGCGCCTACCTCGCCCTGCGCATCGACGACCGGCGGCAGGGGCGCGAGCTGCTGCGGCGGCTCACCCCGGCCCTCGACTCGGTCGCCGCGTTCGACCCCGAGCGTCAGGTCTCGCTCGCGGTGGCACTCAGCTTCCAGGGCCTGAAGGCCTTGGGGGTGCCCGAGGAGTCGCTGGCCGCCTTCCCGGAGGAGTTCCGCGAGGGCATGGCCGCGAGGGCGGAGTACATCGGGGACGTCGGGGAAAACGCGCCGGAGAACTGGGAGAGCCCGCTCGGTTCGAAGGACGTGCACCTCATACTGGCCGGCCTCGCCCCGGACACCGTTCGCCTGGAGACGGTCCTCCTCCTGGTCCGCGACGCCTTGCGCGATCTGCCCGACGTCGTTGCCATCTGGCAGCAGGACGTGCACGTCGGACCGGACGAGAAGGAACCGTTCGGTTTCCGGGACGGCATCGGTCAGCCGGCGATCGAGGGCACGGGCATCCCCGGCACCAATCCGTACGAAGAGCCGCTCAGGGCAGGCGAGTTCATCACCGGATACAAGAACGAGACCCATGGCATCACACCCGTTCCGCAGCCTGAGGTGCTCGGGCGCAACGGAACGTACGTGGCCTTCCGTAAGCTGCACACACGAGTGGCCGAGTTCCGTAAGTACCTCCACGAGCGCGCCACCGACACCGCCGACGAGGAGCTGCTGGCGGCCAAGCTCGTCGGCCGCTGGCCCAGCGGCGCCCCGCTGGCGCTGACGCCGGACAAGGACGATCCGGAACTCGGTGCCGATCCCAAGCGCAACAACGAGTTCATGTACGGCGACGACCCGGAGGGCCTCAAGTGCCCCGTGGGCGCCCACGCCCGGCGCATGAACCCGCGGGATGCGGTCGTCACCGGTGAGGTGCGCCTGCACCGCATGATCCGGCGCGGTACGACCTATGGTCCGCCGCTGCCCAAGGGAGTGCTGGAGGACGACGGCGCCGACCGCGGCATCATCTTCGCCTTTGTCGGAGCAAACCTGGACCGGCAGTTCGAGTTCGTCCAGCGGCAGTGGGTCAACGACGGCAAGTTCATCGGGGCGCCCGCGGAAAAGGACCCGCTGATCGGCACGAACGACGACGGCGGGTTCACCGTCCCGCGCAAACCGATCCGCCGCCGCTTCAAGGGGCTACCGCCGTTCGTCGTCAACCGGGGTGGCGAGTACTGCTTCATGCCCGGACTGTCGGCGCTGCGCTGGATTGCCGATCTCAACACCTGA
- a CDS encoding TetR-like C-terminal domain-containing protein, translating into MEDRTDPRLLRSRDAMVSAATALLTEGGLEAVTHQSVAARAAVGRATVYRHWPGLLDLRLAALEAGMPPLPPMPEELRAASGNDPRAELVHRLGVLAERWDDEQAGAVLAAILGSSRHDEGIRRLRESLLNQIADALRPAVTAAVERGQLRSDVTPETFAMATAGPLFFERFLAGNRLGRDTVDSVVDAAMRGWS; encoded by the coding sequence GTGGAAGACAGAACCGATCCGCGTCTGTTGCGCAGCCGCGACGCCATGGTCTCGGCGGCCACCGCGTTGCTCACGGAGGGCGGGCTGGAGGCCGTGACGCATCAGTCGGTTGCCGCCCGTGCCGCCGTAGGCAGAGCCACCGTCTATCGGCACTGGCCCGGCCTTCTCGACCTCCGCTTGGCCGCGCTGGAAGCCGGCATGCCGCCTTTGCCTCCGATGCCTGAGGAGCTTCGGGCCGCTTCGGGCAACGATCCGCGAGCGGAGCTCGTTCACCGTCTGGGCGTGCTTGCCGAGCGGTGGGACGACGAGCAGGCCGGTGCCGTCCTGGCTGCGATCCTTGGCAGCTCACGGCATGACGAAGGCATACGCCGCCTCCGGGAGTCGCTGCTGAACCAGATCGCCGATGCCCTGCGCCCCGCTGTCACCGCGGCCGTGGAGCGCGGCCAGCTCCGGTCCGACGTCACCCCCGAGACCTTTGCCATGGCTACCGCGGGCCCCCTGTTCTTCGAGCGCTTTCTCGCCGGGAACCGCCTCGGACGTGACACCGTGGACTCCGTCGTGGATGCCGCTATGCGGGGCTGGTCCTAG
- a CDS encoding MFS transporter → MSQNTVAAARGAETAPENVPVDPSHQRRWWILMVISLAQLMGVLDGTIVNIALPSAQRDLSFSDADRQWVVTAYALAFGSLLLLGGRVADLVGRKVTFLVGLTGFAAASMLGGAANGFGMLVIARAIQGGFAALLAPSALSLLMTTFTDPRERAKAFTVAGSVAGAGGAIGLILGGVLTEYLDWRWTMYVNVVFAVVTFVGGAALLHRTPRDRSSKLDIPGTLLVSAGLFCLVYGFSNAETHGWGSAMTWGMLAAGAVLVALFVWRQSRTAYPLLPLRVLLDRNRGASFAALFVSGAGMFGVFLFLTYYLQQGLGYSALKTGFAFLPMIVASSSASAVANNVVVPRIGPKPVVPLGMAIAAAGLVWMTTLDLNSGYVTSVLPQLMLVGVGLGTVIAPAMSLATSGVAAADAGAASAAVNTVQQVGGSIGVALLSTMASDAVTGYLSGRNPKDPGVLAQAGLEGYSTAYWWSAAIFVIGLGVTALLYRRGVPRQDGNAAPVIHM, encoded by the coding sequence ATGTCACAGAACACCGTCGCCGCTGCTCGCGGCGCTGAGACCGCACCGGAGAATGTGCCTGTCGACCCGTCACACCAGCGCCGCTGGTGGATTCTGATGGTCATTTCCCTCGCCCAACTGATGGGAGTCCTCGACGGCACCATCGTGAACATCGCTCTGCCGTCCGCCCAGCGCGACCTGAGCTTCTCGGACGCCGACCGACAGTGGGTGGTCACCGCCTACGCGCTGGCCTTCGGCAGCCTGCTGCTGCTCGGCGGCCGGGTCGCAGACCTGGTCGGACGGAAGGTGACCTTCCTGGTGGGTCTGACCGGCTTCGCGGCCGCTTCCATGCTGGGAGGCGCGGCGAACGGTTTCGGCATGCTCGTCATCGCGCGCGCGATCCAGGGCGGGTTCGCCGCCCTGCTGGCCCCGTCCGCGCTGTCGCTCCTGATGACCACCTTCACCGATCCGCGCGAGCGGGCGAAAGCCTTCACCGTCGCAGGCTCGGTCGCCGGTGCGGGCGGAGCCATCGGCCTGATCCTCGGCGGGGTGCTGACCGAGTACCTGGACTGGCGCTGGACCATGTACGTCAACGTGGTCTTCGCAGTGGTGACGTTCGTCGGTGGCGCAGCCCTGCTGCACCGCACCCCGCGCGACAGGTCCTCGAAGCTCGACATTCCCGGCACCCTGCTGGTCTCCGCCGGCCTGTTCTGCCTGGTTTACGGTTTCTCGAACGCCGAGACCCACGGCTGGGGTTCGGCGATGACCTGGGGCATGCTGGCGGCCGGTGCCGTACTGGTGGCCCTCTTCGTCTGGCGGCAGAGCAGGACGGCGTATCCGTTGCTGCCTCTGCGGGTCCTCCTCGACCGTAACCGCGGCGCCTCCTTCGCCGCCCTCTTCGTCAGCGGCGCGGGCATGTTCGGCGTGTTCCTGTTCCTGACCTACTACCTGCAGCAGGGCCTCGGTTACAGCGCCCTGAAGACCGGCTTCGCCTTTTTGCCCATGATCGTGGCATCGTCGTCTGCCTCCGCCGTGGCCAACAACGTCGTGGTGCCCCGTATAGGCCCCAAGCCGGTGGTACCGCTGGGCATGGCCATTGCGGCCGCCGGCCTGGTCTGGATGACCACGCTGGACCTGAACAGCGGATACGTGACGTCGGTACTGCCGCAGCTGATGCTCGTCGGCGTCGGGCTGGGCACGGTCATCGCGCCCGCGATGAGCCTGGCCACCTCCGGCGTGGCCGCGGCCGATGCAGGGGCTGCGTCCGCCGCCGTCAACACCGTCCAGCAGGTAGGCGGGTCCATCGGCGTCGCCCTGCTCAGCACGATGGCCTCGGACGCCGTCACCGGCTACCTCTCCGGCCGCAACCCCAAGGACCCCGGCGTCCTGGCCCAGGCCGGCCTCGAGGGCTACTCCACCGCCTACTGGTGGTCGGCGGCCATCTTCGTCATCGGCCTGGGCGTGACCGCCCTGCTCTACCGCCGCGGCGTGCCGCGGCAGGACGGGAACGCCGCGCCCGTCATTCACATGTGA